In Candidatus Nitrosarchaeum limnium SFB1, the following proteins share a genomic window:
- a CDS encoding hypothetical protein (hypothetical protein CENSYa_0511): MDKHAPASEMKKELDNLLSKLNAMEIIAKDDFQKSSVKVQRALVEGQIHSINEFEHLKKAIDLLTMELFKIQNKIKS; the protein is encoded by the coding sequence ATGGACAAACACGCACCTGCTTCTGAAATGAAAAAGGAACTAGACAATCTGTTGTCAAAACTCAACGCAATGGAGATTATAGCAAAAGATGATTTTCAAAAAAGTTCAGTGAAAGTACAAAGAGCGCTTGTAGAAGGCCAGATTCACTCTATCAATGAATTTGAGCATTTGAAAAAAGCCATAGATTTGCTGACAATGGAATTATTCAAAATTCAAAATAAAATTAAGAGTTAA
- a CDS encoding phosphate uptake regulator, PhoU: MTRLIDPSLHKLSFIMSEMGDMVIESISLAIDSYLTGTNTKDKVLQLSDAIRLKYFEVEDLTFDMLLKYQPVADDFRLIRSSTEISYAFSRFGRYAYDITLVRDLFGDVSECTNASLVESTKKVKHMIKEAVLSFAELDIRKATEIREDEKFIDKIYRERLPKLIESTNTRCALAEALLLRYLERIGDHAVFMSDAINYIVTGKHRPSEERIASHTKTE, from the coding sequence ATGACCCGATTAATCGATCCATCATTGCACAAGCTGTCTTTTATCATGTCTGAAATGGGAGATATGGTAATAGAATCCATCTCCTTGGCTATCGATTCGTATTTGACAGGAACAAACACCAAAGATAAGGTCCTGCAATTATCTGACGCAATTCGTTTAAAGTATTTTGAAGTAGAGGATCTCACATTTGATATGCTGTTAAAGTATCAGCCTGTAGCTGATGACTTTAGGTTAATTCGTTCATCAACAGAAATTTCATACGCATTTTCTAGATTTGGAAGATATGCATATGACATAACCCTCGTTCGAGATTTATTTGGCGATGTCTCTGAATGCACAAATGCATCACTAGTTGAATCTACTAAAAAAGTAAAACACATGATCAAAGAAGCCGTATTGTCTTTTGCAGAATTAGATATTAGAAAAGCCACTGAAATCAGAGAGGATGAAAAATTTATCGATAAGATATATCGTGAAAGACTACCAAAACTAATTGAATCCACAAATACTAGATGTGCACTAGCTGAGGCATTATTGTTGAGATATTTGGAAAGAATTGGTGATCATGCAGTTTTCATGAGTGATGCCATTAACTATATTGTAACTGGAAAACATCGTCCTAGTGAAGAACGTATTGCATCTCATACAAAAACTGAATAA
- a CDS encoding Zn-dependent alcohol dehydrogenase: protein MMLSKCAPIETNPLKLTEIDRHEINKSNEILLKIEACGVCHSQLHGIEGYWIDIGIPPSLPTVPGHELVGKVIEIGNKVTKFKIGDRAGITPLLEACKEC from the coding sequence ATGATGTTATCAAAATGTGCACCTATTGAGACCAACCCATTAAAATTAACTGAGATAGATAGGCATGAAATTAACAAGTCAAACGAAATTTTATTAAAAATTGAGGCCTGCGGAGTTTGCCATTCACAATTACACGGAATAGAAGGCTATTGGATAGATATTGGAATTCCACCCAGTTTGCCAACTGTCCCAGGTCATGAATTAGTTGGCAAAGTAATTGAGATCGGTAACAAAGTAACTAAATTCAAAATAGGGGATAGAGCAGGAATTACTCCACTACTTGAAGCTTGCAAAGAATGTTAG
- a CDS encoding hypothetical protein (hypothetical protein CENSYa_0028), with amino-acid sequence MNSIPSRDKIKIGSAVQIVQKQDQRSGNLTQGIVKRILTSSSSHPHGIKVELDNGKIGRVQSLV; translated from the coding sequence ATGAATTCCATACCATCTAGAGATAAAATAAAAATTGGCTCAGCAGTACAAATTGTACAAAAGCAAGATCAAAGGTCAGGAAATTTGACTCAAGGTATTGTCAAAAGAATTCTTACATCCAGCAGTTCGCATCCACATGGAATCAAAGTTGAACTAGATAATGGAAAAATTGGAAGAGTTCAAAGTTTAGTATAA
- a CDS encoding phosphate ABC transporter, periplasmic phosphate-binding protein translates to MIATIIAIIAPLSANAETMPDAPNPNETFNLNGAGATFPFPLIDLWRIEYNNDHSNVNLNYQSIGSGGGVKQHIEKTVNFAASDAPLTTSERALAPGTLHIPETIGGVTIVYNIPEIPNSGLKLTGKVISDIFMGKITKWNDPKIKELNSGLNLPDKEILVAHRSDGSGTTFVFTDYLSKVDPDGWEKQVGKGKSVPWPMGLAAAGNEGVSGIIKSTKYSIGYVELAYAFQTKMTLAHVQNGDKNNFIEPTINSMNSAAAEIISKLPAAQDDWSAVSIVNAPGPNSYPIASFSYLLVYDELEKVTKSKDQAKTLVHMIYWMITDGQKFSSDLLYAPLPDQVVSLNKKGLSMVKYDGEVIWTGYTSGTAKSVIPDWIRNNAKWWADGMITDDDYIKGLQYLISQGILKV, encoded by the coding sequence ATGATCGCAACTATAATTGCTATTATAGCACCACTAAGCGCAAACGCAGAAACAATGCCGGATGCACCTAACCCAAATGAAACATTTAACCTCAATGGTGCTGGTGCAACATTTCCATTCCCTTTGATTGATTTATGGAGAATTGAATATAACAACGACCACTCAAACGTAAATCTAAACTACCAATCAATTGGGAGTGGCGGTGGAGTAAAACAGCACATCGAGAAAACTGTAAATTTTGCAGCATCGGATGCACCGTTAACTACTAGTGAAAGAGCATTAGCTCCTGGCACTTTACATATTCCTGAAACAATAGGGGGTGTCACAATAGTATACAACATACCTGAAATTCCAAACAGCGGTTTGAAATTAACTGGAAAAGTAATTTCTGACATCTTTATGGGAAAGATTACCAAATGGAATGATCCTAAGATTAAAGAACTTAATTCTGGATTGAATCTTCCTGACAAAGAAATACTTGTTGCACATCGATCAGATGGTTCTGGAACTACCTTTGTTTTCACAGACTATCTTTCAAAAGTTGATCCTGATGGTTGGGAAAAACAAGTTGGAAAAGGAAAATCTGTTCCTTGGCCAATGGGTTTAGCCGCAGCAGGAAATGAAGGTGTATCGGGAATTATCAAATCTACAAAGTATTCTATTGGATATGTTGAACTAGCATATGCATTTCAAACAAAAATGACTTTAGCACATGTTCAAAATGGTGATAAGAATAACTTCATCGAGCCAACAATCAATAGTATGAATAGTGCTGCCGCAGAAATAATTAGTAAACTTCCCGCAGCTCAGGATGATTGGTCTGCAGTATCGATTGTTAATGCACCTGGTCCTAACTCATACCCAATTGCAAGTTTTTCATACTTACTTGTGTATGATGAATTAGAAAAAGTAACCAAGAGCAAAGACCAAGCAAAAACACTTGTTCACATGATCTATTGGATGATAACCGATGGACAAAAGTTTTCAAGTGATTTGTTATATGCTCCATTACCTGATCAAGTTGTATCCTTAAACAAAAAAGGCCTATCGATGGTAAAGTATGATGGTGAAGTTATTTGGACTGGTTATACTTCAGGCACTGCAAAATCTGTAATTCCAGATTGGATTAGGAATAATGCAAAGTGGTGGGCAGATGGCATGATCACAGACGATGATTACATCAAAGGACTACAATATCTTATTTCACAAGGTATTCTTAAAGTCTAA
- a CDS encoding hypothetical protein (hypothetical protein Nmar_1194): MTREKDSFNIIYAGECEKTTEENFFTNNPSFKCWTESHSDASLYLAILPMFESENDARNKVLNQVIARYHPKCNERKPEPKPEYKIRSKHDSETSVMPCPCCGSEMKVEKELENTTIIRCTECGISDTRFNS, from the coding sequence ATGACTCGTGAAAAAGACTCTTTTAACATAATTTATGCCGGAGAATGTGAAAAAACAACAGAAGAGAATTTTTTTACAAATAATCCCAGCTTCAAATGCTGGACTGAATCGCACTCCGATGCTTCTCTATACCTTGCAATCCTCCCAATGTTTGAATCTGAAAATGATGCCCGAAATAAAGTTCTAAATCAAGTTATTGCCCGCTATCATCCTAAATGCAATGAGCGTAAACCTGAACCAAAACCTGAATACAAAATCCGATCAAAACATGATTCAGAGACATCTGTTATGCCATGTCCTTGCTGTGGTTCTGAAATGAAAGTCGAAAAAGAACTTGAAAATACAACTATTATTCGCTGTACTGAATGTGGAATCAGTGATACTAGATTTAACTCTTAA
- a CDS encoding hypothetical protein (hypothetical protein Nmar_0478), whose translation MYKIVIYLILSKFLSSSMNNKNAITMTTLSVIAILAITSTSVSGNEVFAASVTNVKMVEDTYAKTTFTFRDGVEEIYFPVYKMTTSYVGNNRADFQLQGVVEDYPYLNEAMDQAYDFLLAPAETQYDYKQFNVDVDLVKGGVTQKNIHYKDCRVVQSVVDTLLDNAEGYTTTKTGFALVNVIDFTCTSVMQSVPKELQDHTVYSISQVHDYGKNSQKLAEDVHSYATFYFNQGIEKIDFPVFKLNTGFDETSKERPSFTVQGIAKSYTLLDAAINKAQSVAGMPSSYNESFKVDVDFANDSTTFRTLKFTECRIEEYKIDTLFDKEEGYTGKSGFAIVQDITVTCAGITTKNYGEVNETPKPNPYIMGGLTQAFVTVKADNGVQGKYAFPVFKQIGDITKVIKKQRVNPVFELQGVVSDTPLLYKLADQIRTRGYAGSDHQGLFDATVDIVHNEKLVKTYQYEKCRVTTYDSDTSSNAEEGYVGSNGFALLNTFKMSCLGYHPENPSFEKMNKVEQPKLQSSLDLRKTDSWGPNFKVQ comes from the coding sequence ATGTATAAAATAGTGATCTACCTTATACTGTCTAAATTTCTATCATCATCAATGAATAACAAAAACGCAATAACTATGACGACACTGAGTGTAATTGCAATACTTGCAATTACATCAACATCTGTCTCTGGGAATGAAGTCTTTGCTGCATCCGTAACTAATGTAAAAATGGTCGAAGACACATATGCAAAAACTACATTTACATTTAGAGATGGAGTTGAAGAGATTTATTTTCCAGTGTACAAGATGACAACATCTTATGTGGGAAATAATAGAGCAGACTTTCAATTACAAGGTGTAGTTGAAGATTATCCATACCTTAATGAGGCAATGGATCAAGCATATGACTTTCTACTAGCTCCTGCTGAGACTCAATATGATTACAAACAATTCAACGTTGATGTGGATCTAGTAAAAGGTGGTGTGACTCAAAAGAATATTCACTACAAAGATTGCAGAGTAGTGCAATCCGTTGTAGATACCTTGTTGGATAACGCAGAAGGTTATACCACAACAAAGACTGGATTTGCACTAGTCAACGTGATTGACTTTACGTGCACATCTGTAATGCAATCTGTTCCTAAAGAACTACAAGATCACACGGTGTACTCTATATCACAAGTTCATGACTATGGTAAGAACTCTCAAAAATTGGCAGAAGATGTTCATTCTTATGCAACATTTTACTTCAATCAAGGAATTGAAAAAATAGACTTTCCAGTATTCAAATTGAACACAGGATTTGATGAAACATCCAAAGAACGTCCTAGCTTTACAGTTCAGGGAATTGCAAAATCTTACACATTATTGGATGCTGCAATCAACAAAGCACAATCTGTAGCAGGTATGCCCTCATCATACAATGAATCCTTTAAAGTAGATGTAGATTTTGCAAACGATTCTACGACATTTAGAACGCTAAAGTTTACCGAATGCCGTATAGAAGAATACAAAATTGATACATTATTTGATAAAGAAGAAGGATATACAGGAAAAAGTGGATTTGCCATTGTTCAAGATATCACTGTGACATGTGCTGGAATAACTACCAAAAATTACGGAGAAGTAAACGAAACCCCAAAACCTAATCCATACATTATGGGTGGACTTACTCAAGCATTTGTTACAGTAAAAGCTGATAACGGAGTTCAAGGAAAATACGCATTTCCTGTCTTTAAACAAATTGGTGATATCACAAAAGTAATCAAAAAACAGCGAGTGAATCCTGTGTTTGAATTGCAAGGAGTTGTGAGTGACACTCCTCTTTTGTACAAGTTAGCAGATCAAATTAGAACTCGTGGATATGCAGGCTCTGATCATCAGGGATTGTTTGATGCAACCGTTGACATAGTACACAATGAGAAATTGGTAAAAACATACCAATACGAAAAATGCCGTGTGACAACATATGACTCTGACACATCATCGAATGCAGAGGAAGGATATGTCGGTTCAAACGGATTTGCATTGCTAAATACATTCAAGATGTCTTGCCTTGGGTATCATCCAGAGAATCCATCCTTTGAGAAAATGAACAAAGTAGAGCAACCAAAATTGCAAAGTTCATTGGATCTTAGAAAGACTGATTCTTGGGGACCAAACTTCAAAGTTCAGTAA
- a CDS encoding phosphate uptake regulator, PhoU, which produces MIENTKQTRKIQLSGGSTYIISLPKEWVEELKINVGENITIIKNSNHSLTLFPREHGKEKKETLAIIHPNQKESGDSIKRKIIALYLAGYKTIQIKTKGMKIQTEHSKSVRELVRSSMIGTEIVESSSDAITIQILTRLPELSFETALKRMYLMATNMVREAIEAFEEADIIHAEEVRNMDDEVDRFGLYMRRNLVLAIGNQNILQDMGLKRPAECIEYRTIISKIERIGDHAGQIAKRVKFTEGEIDPKILNKIKKLSEKSLEVFEESITAVQNHDFQKGENVAEKVSSIVDEEKEIMSKIKDNEKNTTVVRFVLEDLRRIAEYSSDIAEVAIDENVHSVITEE; this is translated from the coding sequence ATGATTGAAAATACAAAGCAAACAAGAAAAATTCAGCTAAGTGGTGGTTCAACATACATCATATCACTTCCAAAGGAATGGGTGGAAGAGTTAAAGATCAATGTTGGTGAAAATATAACAATTATAAAAAATTCAAATCATTCATTGACTTTATTTCCAAGAGAACATGGTAAAGAGAAAAAAGAGACACTAGCCATAATTCACCCAAATCAAAAAGAATCAGGTGATTCAATTAAACGAAAAATTATTGCATTATATCTTGCAGGTTACAAAACAATTCAAATTAAAACTAAAGGAATGAAGATTCAAACAGAACATTCCAAAAGCGTAAGAGAACTGGTTCGGTCATCAATGATAGGAACAGAAATTGTTGAATCTAGTTCAGATGCGATAACTATACAAATACTCACCAGACTCCCGGAACTATCATTTGAGACAGCGTTGAAAAGAATGTACCTCATGGCTACAAACATGGTAAGAGAAGCAATAGAAGCATTTGAAGAGGCAGACATTATTCATGCAGAGGAGGTAAGAAACATGGATGACGAAGTAGACAGATTCGGACTTTACATGAGAAGAAATCTAGTTTTGGCTATTGGAAATCAAAATATTCTTCAAGATATGGGATTGAAAAGACCTGCAGAATGTATAGAATATAGGACAATAATTAGCAAAATTGAAAGAATAGGAGACCATGCAGGACAAATTGCAAAAAGAGTCAAATTTACCGAGGGTGAAATTGATCCAAAAATTTTGAACAAGATTAAAAAATTATCTGAAAAATCATTAGAGGTATTTGAGGAATCAATTACAGCTGTTCAAAATCATGATTTTCAAAAAGGCGAAAACGTTGCAGAAAAAGTTAGCAGTATAGTTGATGAAGAAAAAGAAATTATGTCAAAAATCAAGGACAATGAAAAAAATACAACTGTAGTTAGATTTGTTTTAGAAGACTTGAGAAGAATAGCAGAGTACTCTAGCGACATCGCAGAAGTTGCAATAGATGAGAATGTTCACAGTGTAATTACTGAGGAATAA
- a CDS encoding phosphate ABC transporter, inner membrane subunit PstC, with product MISDKVFKIGATVAGTYVLVVVVLIAFQLISESYPIWEKEGLSFITSTDWNAVEGRESFGALPYIIGTLTTSAIAMAIGVPLSIGIAMFISDAPAKIGGPLGFLVELLAAVPSVIYGLWGLFVFRIYFRDWIETPLHNAFGDNIWLFSGNPYGLDIITASVILAIMIIPTVSAVSREIMKAVPQQQKEAAYMLGATKWEMFKLAVFPYSKTGLIGASILGLGRAVGETMAVTMLIGNATGIGAIPSSLFGPSQTMSSIIANEFVEASPASVHMPALIGIGLILLLIAIVINVIAHLLVTKMLKIKEGAINN from the coding sequence GTGATCTCAGATAAAGTATTCAAGATCGGTGCAACTGTTGCAGGTACCTATGTTTTAGTAGTTGTTGTTTTAATTGCATTTCAACTTATTTCAGAATCCTATCCTATTTGGGAAAAAGAGGGATTATCATTTATCACAAGTACCGATTGGAATGCAGTAGAGGGAAGAGAGTCATTTGGGGCTTTACCCTACATCATAGGTACGTTGACTACATCGGCCATTGCAATGGCTATTGGCGTTCCGTTAAGCATAGGCATTGCAATGTTTATCTCAGATGCCCCTGCAAAAATTGGTGGACCACTGGGATTTTTAGTGGAGTTATTGGCTGCAGTTCCAAGCGTAATTTACGGCCTTTGGGGCTTGTTTGTATTTAGAATCTATTTTAGAGATTGGATTGAAACTCCGCTTCATAATGCATTTGGAGATAATATTTGGCTGTTTTCAGGCAATCCCTATGGATTGGACATTATCACTGCCAGTGTAATTCTAGCAATTATGATAATTCCCACCGTTTCTGCAGTTTCACGTGAAATAATGAAAGCCGTTCCTCAACAGCAAAAAGAGGCAGCATACATGCTTGGTGCAACCAAATGGGAAATGTTCAAGTTAGCTGTGTTTCCTTATTCTAAAACTGGTTTGATAGGTGCATCTATCTTGGGTCTTGGACGTGCAGTTGGTGAAACGATGGCAGTTACAATGTTAATCGGAAATGCAACTGGCATTGGTGCCATTCCATCTTCATTGTTTGGTCCAAGTCAAACAATGTCTAGTATTATTGCAAATGAATTTGTCGAGGCTTCTCCTGCATCTGTCCACATGCCAGCACTAATTGGTATTGGTCTGATTCTTTTACTTATTGCTATTGTGATTAATGTGATAGCACATTTACTTGTAACAAAAATGCTGAAAATTAAAGAGGGTGCAATTAATAATTGA
- a CDS encoding CheY-like receiver, whose product MGRQYPIILIVDDSQAFREFAQLVIKDDLKFVTIITATNGMEGLQMYKKYKPDVIILDWKMPVMDGMQVLKTVMKDDLRTKVIMTTAYTEDQLLLNEMKALGALCFVPKPTQRLLLLKAINDGLRERKNAGLYGQIPNV is encoded by the coding sequence ATGGGTAGGCAGTATCCGATAATATTGATAGTGGATGATTCTCAAGCCTTTAGAGAATTTGCCCAACTGGTGATTAAAGATGATCTTAAATTTGTCACAATCATTACTGCCACCAATGGGATGGAGGGTCTACAGATGTACAAAAAGTATAAACCAGATGTAATCATTCTAGATTGGAAAATGCCTGTAATGGATGGAATGCAAGTATTGAAAACTGTGATGAAAGATGATCTACGAACCAAAGTAATCATGACTACAGCTTATACTGAAGATCAATTATTGCTAAATGAAATGAAGGCTCTGGGAGCTTTATGTTTTGTTCCTAAACCAACACAACGTTTGTTATTACTAAAAGCCATAAACGATGGATTGCGAGAACGAAAAAATGCGGGACTATATGGACAAATACCAAATGTCTAA
- a CDS encoding hypothetical protein (hypothetical protein Nmar_0298), with amino-acid sequence MPFDREREMFTATCGDCGNECQIPFKPKDDRPVYCRECFQNHKPAPRSGGSRFGGSGYGRGSDRGSSYGRGSDRGSRFGRGRDDRPREMFTATCGDCGNECQIPFKPKDDRPVYCRECFQNHRQN; translated from the coding sequence ATGCCATTCGATAGAGAAAGAGAAATGTTCACAGCAACATGTGGCGATTGTGGAAATGAATGTCAAATTCCATTCAAACCAAAAGACGATCGACCTGTATATTGCAGAGAATGTTTCCAAAATCACAAACCAGCACCAAGAAGTGGTGGTTCTAGATTTGGTGGATCCGGTTACGGCAGAGGTTCTGACCGTGGATCAAGTTATGGTAGAGGATCGGACAGAGGTTCCAGATTTGGTAGAGGTCGAGATGACAGACCAAGAGAAATGTTTACCGCAACCTGTGGTGACTGTGGAAATGAATGTCAAATTCCATTCAAACCAAAAGACGACAGACCTGTATATTGCAGAGAATGTTTCCAAAATCATAGACAGAATTAG
- a CDS encoding phosphate ABC transporter, ATPase subunit, whose amino-acid sequence MTAMTTKPTHAETSFTSKSQPTLDSDKYKMIAENITVSYGGVDAVKNVTMKFKEKSVTALIGPSGCGKTTFLRCLNRMHDMTKNAKVTGKVMIDNIDLYAKDIDPIYHRRKVGMVFQKPNPFPTMSVYDNVTAGLRLNGVRDKRILDEIVEDSLKMAYLWDEVKNDLKKSAIELSGGQQQRLCIARALAIQPEVLLMDEPASALDPIATQKIEETIIELKKDYTIIIVTHNMQQAIRVSDYTGFMYLGDLIEFRETKKLFTDPKDDLTAKYVQGHFG is encoded by the coding sequence ATGACTGCCATGACGACAAAACCAACTCATGCTGAAACATCATTTACTTCAAAATCTCAACCCACTCTTGACTCCGACAAATACAAAATGATTGCAGAAAATATTACTGTAAGTTATGGTGGAGTGGATGCCGTAAAAAACGTCACGATGAAATTCAAAGAAAAATCCGTCACTGCTTTGATTGGTCCATCTGGTTGTGGGAAAACAACTTTCCTTCGATGTCTTAACCGAATGCATGATATGACAAAGAATGCAAAGGTTACCGGTAAAGTTATGATTGACAATATTGATCTTTATGCAAAAGATATTGATCCAATTTATCATCGTAGAAAAGTTGGTATGGTTTTCCAAAAACCAAACCCATTTCCGACCATGTCTGTCTATGACAACGTTACAGCAGGCCTTAGATTAAACGGGGTTCGTGATAAAAGAATTCTTGATGAGATTGTTGAGGACTCACTTAAGATGGCTTATCTTTGGGACGAAGTAAAAAATGATCTAAAAAAATCTGCCATAGAATTATCTGGAGGTCAACAACAACGCCTTTGCATCGCTCGAGCTCTTGCAATTCAACCTGAGGTGTTGCTGATGGATGAACCTGCATCCGCGCTAGATCCAATCGCAACTCAAAAAATTGAAGAAACAATAATCGAATTAAAAAAAGACTATACAATAATTATTGTAACTCACAACATGCAACAAGCTATTCGTGTTTCTGATTATACTGGTTTTATGTATCTGGGAGATTTGATAGAATTTAGAGAAACAAAAAAGCTATTCACTGATCCTAAAGATGATCTTACTGCAAAATATGTACAAGGACACTTTGGATAA
- a CDS encoding hypothetical protein (hypothetical protein Nmar_1195), which produces MKEPHNYAHVGYGMIAVAASLAVIGLIALAIGSNVLFGDHIQRENTAHFNDCKEKDFKPKECEKYWDRINTDVSGIHVDLGK; this is translated from the coding sequence ATGAAAGAGCCTCATAATTATGCCCATGTAGGATATGGCATGATTGCAGTAGCTGCAAGTTTAGCAGTGATAGGTCTTATTGCATTAGCAATAGGCTCAAACGTGCTTTTTGGAGATCACATCCAAAGAGAAAATACGGCTCATTTCAATGATTGTAAAGAGAAAGATTTCAAACCAAAAGAGTGTGAAAAGTACTGGGATAGAATCAACACAGATGTTTCAGGAATTCATGTAGATTTAGGAAAGTAG
- a CDS encoding protein tyrosine phosphatase, whose product MNNPNKTGMFIKIMTKKILFVCVENAGRSQMAEAFFRKYLPAGFEPISAGTKPALKINPIVAQAMKEVGIDIENNHPQNISQQMMDEAENTINMGCIDKESCPALFLKNVDDWQILDPKGRSIEEVREIRDQIEKKVKDLINNLSR is encoded by the coding sequence ATGAACAATCCAAATAAAACAGGCATGTTTATCAAAATTATGACAAAAAAAATTCTCTTTGTATGTGTTGAAAACGCTGGAAGAAGTCAGATGGCTGAAGCATTTTTTAGAAAATATCTTCCAGCAGGGTTTGAACCAATCAGTGCAGGTACAAAACCAGCATTAAAAATAAATCCAATTGTAGCACAAGCAATGAAAGAGGTAGGCATTGACATTGAAAATAACCACCCTCAAAATATTTCACAACAAATGATGGACGAAGCAGAGAATACCATCAACATGGGATGTATAGATAAGGAATCATGTCCTGCATTATTTCTAAAAAATGTAGATGATTGGCAGATATTGGACCCAAAAGGAAGATCAATAGAAGAGGTAAGAGAGATCCGTGACCAAATAGAAAAAAAAGTAAAAGATTTGATAAATAATTTATCTAGATAA
- a CDS encoding phosphate ABC transporter, inner membrane subunit PstA has protein sequence MTTIQERRQEYRSLFKQNVERRLLVDKVVRIIVFSCVIIAIIPLGSILVEVFKNGLTAISLEFLTETPGSAGSGEGGIGPAIQGTLIIIGLSSLIGVPIGVMSGIFLSEYGDNKLARSIRFFNDVFMEFPSIILGIFAFLMIVLVLGHFSVWAGAFALSLIMFPIVARTTEESLKMVPMTYREAGTALGLKKWVITFRIVISAAKSGMVTGILLSVSRIGGETAPLIMTILGSSQFFSSMDTPMDALPLRIWRLSLLPYDSAQLQGWGAALVLIMIILGINLGIRYYFMNKKNGFFGQLIKQRRKNTK, from the coding sequence TTGACTACAATTCAAGAAAGAAGACAAGAATACAGATCATTATTCAAACAAAACGTTGAAAGACGATTACTTGTAGACAAAGTTGTTCGAATTATTGTTTTTTCATGTGTTATAATCGCAATAATTCCATTGGGTAGTATCTTAGTTGAAGTTTTTAAAAATGGATTAACTGCAATCAGTCTTGAATTTTTAACTGAAACTCCAGGTTCTGCTGGTTCAGGTGAAGGTGGAATAGGTCCTGCGATTCAAGGTACTTTGATAATCATTGGACTATCAAGTTTAATCGGCGTTCCAATTGGTGTCATGTCTGGTATTTTTCTATCTGAATATGGTGACAACAAACTTGCAAGATCTATCCGATTTTTCAATGATGTGTTTATGGAATTTCCCTCAATTATTCTTGGCATATTTGCATTTTTGATGATTGTGCTTGTTCTTGGCCATTTTTCAGTATGGGCTGGTGCATTTGCATTGTCTCTGATTATGTTTCCAATAGTTGCAAGAACAACCGAAGAATCACTAAAGATGGTTCCAATGACTTACAGAGAAGCTGGAACTGCTTTAGGATTAAAAAAATGGGTGATCACGTTTCGAATTGTAATCTCTGCTGCCAAAAGCGGGATGGTTACAGGAATACTGCTTTCTGTGTCTAGAATTGGAGGTGAAACCGCACCATTAATCATGACTATTCTTGGAAGTAGCCAATTTTTTAGCAGCATGGATACTCCTATGGATGCACTTCCTTTGAGAATATGGCGACTTTCTTTGTTGCCCTATGATAGTGCCCAACTTCAGGGATGGGGGGCAGCACTTGTTTTGATCATGATTATACTTGGAATCAATTTAGGAATTCGATATTATTTTATGAATAAAAAAAATGGATTTTTCGGACAATTAATTAAACAAAGGAGAAAGAATACAAAATGA